A part of Papio anubis isolate 15944 unplaced genomic scaffold, Panubis1.0 scaffold592, whole genome shotgun sequence genomic DNA contains:
- the LOC116273357 gene encoding serine protease 30-like, with translation MGLRAGPILLLLLWLLPGAHGDVLPSECGHSKEAGRIVGGQDTQEERWPWQVGLWLASVGHICGGSLIHPRWVLTAAHCFLRSEDPRLYRVKVGGLTPSLSEPHSTLVTVKRLLVHSSYRGATTSGDIALMELEFPLQASQFSPVCLPGPQTPLAIGSLCWVTGWGSTQERALASVLQEVAVPLLDSNACELMYHLGEPSLAGQRLIQDDMICAGSVQGKKDSCQGDSGGPLVCPINDTWVQAGIVSWGFGCARPFRPGVYTQVLSYTDWIQRTLAEPRSGMSGARPGAPGFLSGISGSHPGTSRSHPVLLLELLTVRLLGSL, from the exons ATGGGGCTTCGGGCAGGTCccatcctgctgctgctgctgtggctgctgccAG GGGCCCATGGGGATGTGCTGCCTTCAG AATGCGGCCACTCCAAGGAGGCCGGGAGgattgtgggaggccaagacaccCAGGAAGAACGCTGGCCGTGGCAGGTTGGCCTGTGGTTGGCCTCAGTGGGGCACATATGTGGGGGCTCCCTCATCCACCCACGCTGGGTGCTCACGGCCGCCCACTGCTTCCTGAG GTCTGAGGATCCCAGGCTCTACCGTGTTAAAGTCGGAGGGCTGACACCCTCCCTTTCAGAGCCCCACTCGACCTTGGTGACTGTGAAGAGGCTCCTGGTCCACTCCTCATATCGTGGGGCCACCACCAGCGGGGACATTGCCCTGATGGAGCTGGAATTCCCCTTGCAGGCCTCCCAGTTCAGCCCCGTCTGCCTCCCAGGACCCCAGACCCCCCTCGCCATTGGGTCCCTGTGCTGGGTAACAGGCTGGGGGTCCACCCAGGAGAGAG CCCTGGCGAGTGTCCTTCAGGAGGTGGCTGTGCCCCTCCTGGACTCGAACGCGTGTGAGCTGATGTACCACCTAGGAGAGCCCAGCCTGGCCGGCCAGCGCCTCATCCAGGATGACATGATCTGCGCTGGCTCTGTCCAGGGCAAGAAAGACTCCTGCCAG ggTGACTCCGGGGGGCCGCTGGTCTGCCCCATCAATGATACGTGGGTCCAGGCTGGCATTGTGAGCTGGGGATTCGGCTGTGCCCGGCCTTTCCGGCCTGGTGTCTACACCCAGGTGCTAAGCTACACAGACTGGATTCAGAGAACCCTGGCTGAACCTCGCTCAGGCATGTCCGGGGCCCGCCCAGGTGCCCCTGGGTTCCTCTCAGGCATCTCTGGGTCCCATCCAGGCACCTCCAGGTCCCACCCAGTGCTGCTGCTTGAGCTGTTGACCGTACGCTTGCTTGGGTCCCTGTAA
- the LOC101006874 gene encoding brain-specific serine protease 4 isoform X2 — protein sequence MVVSGGPASLGGGCLGTFTSLLLLAWTATLNAARIPVPPACGKPQQLNRVVGGEDSTDNEWPWVVSIQKNGTHHCAGSLLTSRWVITAAHCFKDNLNKPSLFSVLLGAWQLGNPGSRSQKVGVAWVQPHPMYSWKEGARADIALVRLEHSIQFSERVLPICLPDASIHLPPNTHCWISGWGSIQDGVPLPHPQTLQKLKVPIIDSEVCSRLYWRGAGHEAITEDMLCAGYLEGERDACLGRAADGEGPESRGLGDPALPLQEGEERDWEHPNCALDSKTGCHSSATRSGLLDPGSSSQPAWVQAFPSIPVTSGYVVRGLCCWLW from the exons ATGGTGGTTTCTGGAGGCCCCGCATCCCTGGGTGGGGGCTGTCTTGGCACCTTCACCTCCCTGCTGCTGCTGGCGTGGACAG CCACCCTCAATGCAGCCAGGATACCTG TTCCCCCAGCCTGTGGGAAGCCCCAGCAGCTGAACCGGGTTGTGGGCGGCGAGGACAGCACTGACAACGAGTGGCCCTGGGTCGTGAGCATCCAGAAGAATGGGACCCACCACTGCGCCGGCTCCCTGCTCACCAGCCGCTGGGTGATCACTGCTGCCCACTGTTTCAAGGA cAACCTGAACAAGCCATCCCTGTTCTCTGTGCTGCTGGGAGCCTGGCAGCTGGGGAATCCTGGCTCTCGGTCCCAGAAGGTGGGTGTTGCCTGGGTGCAGCCCCACCCTATGTATTCCTGGAAGGAGGGTGCCCGTGCGGACATTGCCCTGGTGCGTCTCGAGCACTCCATACAGTTCTCGGAGCGGGTCCTGCCCATCTGCCTACCTGATGCCTCTATCCACCTCCCTCCAAATACGCACTGCTGGATCTCAGGCTGGGGGAGCATCCAAGATGGAG TGCCCTTGCCCCACCCTCAGACCCTGCAGAAGCTGAAAGTTCCTATCATCGACTCGGAAGTCTGCAGCCGCCTGTACTGGCGGGGAGCAGGACACGAAGCCATCACTGAGGACATGCTGTGTGCTGGCTACTTGGAGGGGGAGCGGGATGCTTGTTTG GGCAGGGCAGCCGATGGAGAGGGGCCAGAGTCTAGAGGCCTGGGAGACCCAGCTCTGCCGCTTCAGGAAGGTGAAGAGAGGGATTGGGAACACCCAAACTGTGCGTTGGATTCCAAAACAGGCTG CCACTCATCTGCAACCCGCTCTGGCCTCCTGGACCCAGGGTCCTCATCCCAGCCTGCCTGGGTTCAGGCCTTCCCCAGCATTCCTGTAACAAGTGGGTATGTGGTTAGAGGGCTGTGCTGCTGGCTTTGGTGA
- the LOC101006874 gene encoding brain-specific serine protease 4 isoform X3, producing MVVSGGPASLGGGCLGTFTSLLLLAWTATLNAARIPVPPACGKPQQLNRVVGGEDSTDNEWPWVVSIQKNGTHHCAGSLLTSRWVITAAHCFKDNLNKPSLFSVLLGAWQLGNPGSRSQKVGVAWVQPHPMYSWKEGARADIALVRLEHSIQFSERVLPICLPDASIHLPPNTHCWISGWGSIQDGVPLPHPQTLQKLKVPIIDSEVCSRLYWRGAGHEAITEDMLCAGYLEGERDACLGDSGGPLMCQVDGAWLLAGIISWGEGCAERNRPGVYISLSAHRSWVEKIVQGVQLRGRAQGSGALRAPSPGSGAAARS from the exons ATGGTGGTTTCTGGAGGCCCCGCATCCCTGGGTGGGGGCTGTCTTGGCACCTTCACCTCCCTGCTGCTGCTGGCGTGGACAG CCACCCTCAATGCAGCCAGGATACCTG TTCCCCCAGCCTGTGGGAAGCCCCAGCAGCTGAACCGGGTTGTGGGCGGCGAGGACAGCACTGACAACGAGTGGCCCTGGGTCGTGAGCATCCAGAAGAATGGGACCCACCACTGCGCCGGCTCCCTGCTCACCAGCCGCTGGGTGATCACTGCTGCCCACTGTTTCAAGGA cAACCTGAACAAGCCATCCCTGTTCTCTGTGCTGCTGGGAGCCTGGCAGCTGGGGAATCCTGGCTCTCGGTCCCAGAAGGTGGGTGTTGCCTGGGTGCAGCCCCACCCTATGTATTCCTGGAAGGAGGGTGCCCGTGCGGACATTGCCCTGGTGCGTCTCGAGCACTCCATACAGTTCTCGGAGCGGGTCCTGCCCATCTGCCTACCTGATGCCTCTATCCACCTCCCTCCAAATACGCACTGCTGGATCTCAGGCTGGGGGAGCATCCAAGATGGAG TGCCCTTGCCCCACCCTCAGACCCTGCAGAAGCTGAAAGTTCCTATCATCGACTCGGAAGTCTGCAGCCGCCTGTACTGGCGGGGAGCAGGACACGAAGCCATCACTGAGGACATGCTGTGTGCTGGCTACTTGGAGGGGGAGCGGGATGCTTGTTTG GGCGACTCCGGGGGCCCCCTCATGTGCCAGGTGGACGGCGCCTGGCTGCTGGCCGGCATCATCAGCTGGGGCGAGGGCTGTGCCGAGCGCAACAGGCCCGGGGTCTACATCAGCCTCTCTGCGCACCGCTCCTGGGTGGAGAAGATCGTGCAAGGGGTGCAGCTCCGTGGGCGCGCTCAGGGGAGTGGGGCCCTCAGGGCACCGAGCCCCGGCTCTGGGGCGGCCGCGCGCTCCTAG
- the LOC101006874 gene encoding brain-specific serine protease 4 isoform X1 has product MVVSGGPASLGGGCLGTFTSLLLLAWTATLNAARIPVPPACGKPQQLNRVVGGEDSTDNEWPWVVSIQKNGTHHCAGSLLTSRWVITAAHCFKDNLNKPSLFSVLLGAWQLGNPGSRSQKVGVAWVQPHPMYSWKEGARADIALVRLEHSIQFSERVLPICLPDASIHLPPNTHCWISGWGSIQDGVPLPHPQTLQKLKVPIIDSEVCSRLYWRGAGHEAITEDMLCAGYLEGERDACLGRAADGEGPESRGLGDPALPLQEGEERDWEHPNCALDSKTGWLLGPHPQEPIRRATHCEALNSPLWKKQRTVAGQASGSVGIRN; this is encoded by the exons ATGGTGGTTTCTGGAGGCCCCGCATCCCTGGGTGGGGGCTGTCTTGGCACCTTCACCTCCCTGCTGCTGCTGGCGTGGACAG CCACCCTCAATGCAGCCAGGATACCTG TTCCCCCAGCCTGTGGGAAGCCCCAGCAGCTGAACCGGGTTGTGGGCGGCGAGGACAGCACTGACAACGAGTGGCCCTGGGTCGTGAGCATCCAGAAGAATGGGACCCACCACTGCGCCGGCTCCCTGCTCACCAGCCGCTGGGTGATCACTGCTGCCCACTGTTTCAAGGA cAACCTGAACAAGCCATCCCTGTTCTCTGTGCTGCTGGGAGCCTGGCAGCTGGGGAATCCTGGCTCTCGGTCCCAGAAGGTGGGTGTTGCCTGGGTGCAGCCCCACCCTATGTATTCCTGGAAGGAGGGTGCCCGTGCGGACATTGCCCTGGTGCGTCTCGAGCACTCCATACAGTTCTCGGAGCGGGTCCTGCCCATCTGCCTACCTGATGCCTCTATCCACCTCCCTCCAAATACGCACTGCTGGATCTCAGGCTGGGGGAGCATCCAAGATGGAG TGCCCTTGCCCCACCCTCAGACCCTGCAGAAGCTGAAAGTTCCTATCATCGACTCGGAAGTCTGCAGCCGCCTGTACTGGCGGGGAGCAGGACACGAAGCCATCACTGAGGACATGCTGTGTGCTGGCTACTTGGAGGGGGAGCGGGATGCTTGTTTG GGCAGGGCAGCCGATGGAGAGGGGCCAGAGTCTAGAGGCCTGGGAGACCCAGCTCTGCCGCTTCAGGAAGGTGAAGAGAGGGATTGGGAACACCCAAACTGTGCGTTGGATTCCAAAACAGGCTG GCTGCTGGGTCCTCATCCCCAGGAGCCGATTCGTCGAGCAACTCACTGCGAAGCTCTAAACTCCCCACTTTGGAAGAAGCAGCGGACAGTGGCAGGGCAGGCCTCTGGCTCTGTGGGCATCAGGAATTGA